The Synechocystis sp. PCC 6714 genome includes the window TTGCTAAAAGCATAGGTAAAAGCTGGTAAATCTTTACCCCAAACCACATTGGAAAGCGATCGCCATTGTTCACTTTGGGCGATGGTCGGAGTAAAAACTCCCAGAAAAGTTATCAGTAAAACACTCAATCCCACCAGTAAAAACCGCCGTCTCAACCATCCCATCATCGAGTTAACCATGGTGATACTGGAATGATCACAATCCAGTGATAAAAATTATCTTTATCTGAAAAATAAACGAGGATTGTGGGAGCGGTAACAACCCCTTAACAAAATGTAACTGATGGCAAGGGGAAGGGTTTTGACGATGAAATAGAGCTATGTTTAGGTAATTATTTATTAGGGGAAATTAACAAACATTGGCCATCGGGGCAGAGGTCTTCCAACTCAATTACTACTGGTTTAATGGACCAAATATCGTCTGCATATTCCCGGATGGTACGATCCGAGGAAAACTTACCCATGCGAGCCACATTTAGAATGGCCATGCGGGCCCAGTTTTCTTGGTCTTTGTAGGCTTCTCCCACTTGATTTTGGCAATCCACATAGGCTTGGAAATCGGCAAATACGAGGTAGGGATCATAACCCAACAGGGAATCCATTAAGGGGCGAAATAATGCCGTGTCGCCGTGGGAGAAAAAGCCTGAATTAATCAGATCTACCACCGCCTTTAAGTTGGCATTATTGTTATAGTATTCCCAAGGTTGATAGCCATCTGCTAAAGTTTTTTCCACTTCTGGAGTGGTGAGGCCAAAGAGAAAAAAGTTTTCTACCCCCACCTCTTCCCGAATTTCAATGTTAGCCCCGTCCAGCGTACCAATGGTTAAAGCTCCATTCATGGAAAATTTCATATTGCCGGTGCCGGAAGCTTCTTTACCAGCGGTGGAAATTTGTTCCGATAGGTCAGCGGCAGGATAGACCCGTTGGCCAAATTTAACGTTGTAGTCTGGTAGAAAGATTACTTTGAGGCGATCGCCAATGGTGGGGTCATTATTAACCACATCAGCCACGGAGTTGATCAGCTTAATGATTAACTTAGCGATGAAATAACCGGGGGCGGCTTTACCACCATAGATAAAAGTGCGGGGAGTGACATCAAGGTTGGGATTGTTTTTAATCTGCAAATAAAGATGGATAACATGAAGAATATTCAAATGTTGCCGTTTATATTCATGGATACGTTTTACTTGCACATCAAACAGGGAATCGGGATTAACAGTTAAATTATTTTTTTCCTGAATATAGCGGGCTAAATCCTGTTTTACTTCTCGTTTTACCCGCTGCCAATCCTGTCGGAATCCGGCCAAATCAGCGAAGGGTTCCAATTGTTTTAGCTCATCTAAATTTTTAATCCAGCCATCACCAATGCGGGAGGAAATTAAATTACTCAGGCGGGGATTACTGAGCACCATCCAGCGGCGGGGGGTAACTCCGTTGGTTTTATTGCTGAATTTTTCTGGCCAGAGTTCATAAAAATCCTTCAGAATGGTTTCTTTGACCAGTTCGCTGTGCAATGCCGCCACCCCGTTAATGGCATGGGAACCCACCGTGGCTAGATAGGCCATACGCACCGATTTTTCCCCGGCTTCGTCAATGATGGATAGTCGAGCTAGGCGATCGCCGTCGTTGGGATATTTCATCCGTACTTGGTCCAGGAAACGTCGGTTAATTTCGTAAATAATTTCTAAATGCCGGGGTAACATTTGCCCAAACAGGGGCAATGACCATTTTTCCAACGCCTCCGGTAGCAGAGTATGGTTAGTGAAACCAAAGGTGGCTTCGGTAATGACCCAAGCCCGTTGCCATTCATAGCGATGCTCATCCACCAACAGACGCATCAATTCCGCCACCGCAATGGAAGGATGGGTGTCATTCATCTGCATCGCAAAATGTTCATGGAAATTGTCAAGGCTGCCATTGTCCGAAAGGTGAATGCGAATCATATCCTGCAAAGAACAGGAAACAAAAAAGTATTGTTGCGCCAGCCGTAACTCTTTGCCCTGAATCTGTTCGTCGTTGGGAT containing:
- a CDS encoding glycogen/starch/alpha-glucan phosphorylase, coding for MAFNTTNPLIQVEDDRTGLSVETLKRALADNLFYLQGKFPGIATKHDVYMALAYTIRDRLLQRWLNTFQTYLNCDNRVVCYLSAEYLLGPHLGNNLINLGLWEPVQQAVEESGLSLEELINIEEEPGLGNGGLGRLAACFMDSLATLEIPAIGYGIRYEFGIFDQEIKDGWQVEITDKWLQLGNPWEIARPESAVLVKLGGHTEPYTDDQGNYRVRWIAGSLVKGIPYDTPILGYKVSTANNLRLWKSEAAESFDFQRFNVGDYYGAVQDKMSSENLTKVLYPNDEQIQGKELRLAQQYFFVSCSLQDMIRIHLSDNGSLDNFHEHFAMQMNDTHPSIAVAELMRLLVDEHRYEWQRAWVITEATFGFTNHTLLPEALEKWSLPLFGQMLPRHLEIIYEINRRFLDQVRMKYPNDGDRLARLSIIDEAGEKSVRMAYLATVGSHAINGVAALHSELVKETILKDFYELWPEKFSNKTNGVTPRRWMVLSNPRLSNLISSRIGDGWIKNLDELKQLEPFADLAGFRQDWQRVKREVKQDLARYIQEKNNLTVNPDSLFDVQVKRIHEYKRQHLNILHVIHLYLQIKNNPNLDVTPRTFIYGGKAAPGYFIAKLIIKLINSVADVVNNDPTIGDRLKVIFLPDYNVKFGQRVYPAADLSEQISTAGKEASGTGNMKFSMNGALTIGTLDGANIEIREEVGVENFFLFGLTTPEVEKTLADGYQPWEYYNNNANLKAVVDLINSGFFSHGDTALFRPLMDSLLGYDPYLVFADFQAYVDCQNQVGEAYKDQENWARMAILNVARMGKFSSDRTIREYADDIWSIKPVVIELEDLCPDGQCLLISPNK